The Oceanispirochaeta sp. genome contains the following window.
AAGTTATGGCAAAAATCAGTCTGGATGAGCAATTTAGACATCACCTCCTCACTAGTTATCCTGTCAGCAGTGATCTCCTGGATCACCTGCTGGAAGATCTGGGAGAATACTTTGCAGTGGAAGTGAAAGATTTCATCGGAAAAAGGCATCAGGACCTTCAGAAGGAAGGTCACAGTAATGATGAAATTTATAGCTTGATTCAGAAAGAGTTGAAACAACGGCGTTTTGCTGCTTCCGACCTGTCTTTACGGCAGATCAGAAGAATCATATACGGCTGACCCTTCGGCATTGAGCCGGAAAATTGAGGAGAAATAAATTATGTGCGGAATTGTAGGATATTTAGGGAGCCGGGAAGCCGTTCCTGTATTGCTGAAAGGGCTCAAACAACTTGAATACAGGGGGTATGACTCCTCAGGAATCGGTGTTCTTCATAGAAAGAAAATCAAGGTGGTCAAGGAAGAGGGCAAGCTGGCCCGGCTGGAAGCCAAGATCACAGAAAAGATTCCATCTACTGTGGGCATCGGCCACACCCGATGGGCCACTCATGGCGGCGTCACTACCGAAAATGCCCATCCCCACTGCGGACCCGAAGGCCGGGTGGCGGTTGTGCATAATGGAATCATTGACAATTTTGCACTCCTGAAAAAAGAGCTGGAGGCCAGAGGGAATGTCTTTCTCAGTGAAACAGACTCAGAAGTCGTTGCTCACCTGGTAGAATTATACATGGATCATGGACCCGAAAAAGCAGTCTCCATGGCTCTGGACAGACTGGACGGAACCTATGGGATGCTCATTCTCTTCCGGGATTTTCCCGATATGATCATCGGGGCACGAAACGGCAGCCCTCTTGTTGTTGGTGTGGGTCAGAAGGAAATGTTCCTGGCCTCGGATGCCATGGCCTTTGCAGGATACACCCAGAATGCCATCTTTATCGAAGACGGTGAAATGGTTGTACTGAACTCTGATGAGTACAGAGTCGTGAACCGTCAGAATATACAGATCAAAAAGAGTGTGGAAGAACTTAACCTGGATAGCGGTGGTCATAACAAGCTGGGATATTCACACTTTCTCCTCAAGGAAATTTTTGAGCAGCCCGAATCAGTCTTCCGTGCCATGGGGCAGGGGGGGCGTCTGCTCTCCGAATATGGAACCTCTCTTCTGGGAGGACTCAATATGGACAAACGGGATTTTTTTGACATCAAGAAAATCCATATCCTCGCCATGGGGACGGCCCAGTATGCCGGTGAAATTGGAAAATATATCATCGAAGAGCTGGCCCGTATTCCCGTGGAAGTCTCTGATGCCTCAGAGCTCTGCGGTATTAATCCCATCGTGGACAAGCATACTATCTTTGTCGCCATCAGCCAGTCTGGAGAGACCCGTGACACCATTGCCGCCGTTCAGGAAATCAAGCAGAAAGGGGGCCGTGTCCTGGGTATTCTCAATGCGGTCGGCTCCACTCTGGCCCGGATGACCGACGGAGGTGCCTACATTCATGCGGGATCTGAAATATCTGTGGCCAGTACAAAGGCCTTTACCAGCCAGGTCACCGTTCTGGCCCTGCTGGCCCTCATGATCGGACGAACCCGGGACATCTCATTACACCGGGGTAAAGAACTGGTTGCTGAGCTTATGGCTCTGCCCGACAAGATTAGAACCATCCTTGCCAAAGCCGAAGACATCAAGGACATGGCCGAGGAACTCAAGAACCATAACTCCGTCATGTACATGGGACGGGGCATCAACTTTCCAGTCGCCATGGAAGCCGCGTTGAAGCTGAAGGAAGTGAGCTACATCCATGCAGAAGCCTACAGTGCCGGGTCTCTCAAGCACGGTCCGCTGGCTCTGATAAGTGAAGATATTCCCTCGGTCTTCATATGCACCAAAGGGGACTATCAGGAAAAGACAATCAGTAATATTCAGGAAGTACGGGCCAGAAACGGCCGGGTTCTGGTTATCTCCAACTATGAAGACGAGAGCCTGAGGAAGGTGGCAGACAAGCTCTTTGTGGTTCCCGATTCAGACCCCCTGTTGTCTCCTCTGTTGACCATCATCCCCTGTCAGCTTCTGGGATTTTATACAGCTCTGACACTGGGGCGGGATATTGACCAGCCCCGAAATCTGGCTAAGTCGGTTACGACGGATTAAGCCGTTTCCGGGCGGCTTCCCTACCGGCCACTGCCGTTCGGGGAAGCGCGCTGTCCGCTCAAAGGGCCTTCTCCGAAAGCCTGTTCCGGCTTGCTCCGCGCCGCCGGGGCTTTCGGGGCCCTAACCGCTCCCATCGCTGCCGCATAGGGAGCGACCCAAATAGGACTTACCA
Protein-coding sequences here:
- the glmS gene encoding glutamine--fructose-6-phosphate transaminase (isomerizing), which produces MCGIVGYLGSREAVPVLLKGLKQLEYRGYDSSGIGVLHRKKIKVVKEEGKLARLEAKITEKIPSTVGIGHTRWATHGGVTTENAHPHCGPEGRVAVVHNGIIDNFALLKKELEARGNVFLSETDSEVVAHLVELYMDHGPEKAVSMALDRLDGTYGMLILFRDFPDMIIGARNGSPLVVGVGQKEMFLASDAMAFAGYTQNAIFIEDGEMVVLNSDEYRVVNRQNIQIKKSVEELNLDSGGHNKLGYSHFLLKEIFEQPESVFRAMGQGGRLLSEYGTSLLGGLNMDKRDFFDIKKIHILAMGTAQYAGEIGKYIIEELARIPVEVSDASELCGINPIVDKHTIFVAISQSGETRDTIAAVQEIKQKGGRVLGILNAVGSTLARMTDGGAYIHAGSEISVASTKAFTSQVTVLALLALMIGRTRDISLHRGKELVAELMALPDKIRTILAKAEDIKDMAEELKNHNSVMYMGRGINFPVAMEAALKLKEVSYIHAEAYSAGSLKHGPLALISEDIPSVFICTKGDYQEKTISNIQEVRARNGRVLVISNYEDESLRKVADKLFVVPDSDPLLSPLLTIIPCQLLGFYTALTLGRDIDQPRNLAKSVTTD